The following are encoded together in the Sinorhizobium terangae genome:
- the urtB gene encoding urea ABC transporter permease subunit UrtB: MYRILQTVLVALILLTVIPTAGLRAEEPLRDLVNALGTAKLSDMDEHIAALAKSGDPKIVPVLEALGDGNLYARKADGQVFVTHESGADLVLTDPLSGESVGGAPKSALQKIKVNNSVRRAVRTALGGLTLLSPDRGQRFKAAQSVLQSPNADALPTIENALAAEKDAAIRGLLERARATAVLASERSSEEKRQAVQTLKQSGGREALSILSAALGTADKTLKPEIEAALASIEQVQALWAAGQNVWYGLSLGSVLLLAAIGLAITFGVMGIINMAHGEMVMLGAYTTFLVQDVVRTSFPSLFDWSLAIALPLAFLLTGAVGLAIERGVIRFLYGRPLETLLATWGISLILQQAVRSIFGPTNQEVGNPSWMSGAFELGGLTITWNRLWIILFALTVFAGLLFLLKKTPMGLQMRAVTQNRRMASSMGIRTPVVDALTFALGSGIAGMAGVALSQIDNVSPNLGQGYIIDSFMVVVFGGVGNLWGTLVGAFSLGILNKFLEPYAGAVLGKILVLVLIILFIQKRPRGLFALKGRAVEA; this comes from the coding sequence ATGTACCGCATCTTACAAACCGTCCTTGTGGCCCTGATCCTTTTGACCGTGATTCCGACTGCGGGGCTGAGGGCTGAGGAGCCGTTGCGCGATCTCGTGAACGCGCTCGGTACAGCGAAGCTCTCCGACATGGACGAACATATCGCGGCACTCGCGAAGAGCGGCGATCCCAAGATCGTGCCGGTCCTCGAAGCGCTCGGCGACGGCAATCTTTATGCCCGCAAGGCCGATGGCCAGGTGTTCGTGACGCATGAAAGCGGGGCGGACCTGGTGCTGACGGATCCGCTTTCCGGCGAGAGCGTCGGCGGGGCGCCGAAGAGCGCGCTGCAGAAGATCAAGGTCAACAACAGCGTGCGCCGTGCCGTGCGCACGGCGCTCGGCGGTTTGACGCTGCTGAGCCCCGATCGCGGTCAACGCTTCAAGGCCGCGCAATCGGTATTGCAGTCGCCCAATGCGGACGCGCTCCCGACCATCGAGAACGCGCTCGCTGCCGAGAAGGATGCGGCTATCCGCGGATTGCTCGAACGAGCGCGCGCGACGGCGGTCCTCGCTTCCGAGCGGTCCAGCGAGGAGAAGCGGCAGGCCGTTCAAACCCTGAAGCAAAGCGGTGGCCGCGAGGCGCTCTCGATTCTGTCGGCCGCTCTCGGCACCGCCGACAAGACCCTGAAGCCAGAGATCGAGGCGGCGCTTGCGAGCATCGAACAAGTCCAGGCGCTTTGGGCGGCCGGCCAGAACGTTTGGTACGGGCTCTCGCTCGGCTCGGTGCTGCTGCTTGCCGCAATCGGCCTTGCCATCACCTTCGGTGTCATGGGCATCATCAACATGGCGCATGGCGAAATGGTCATGCTTGGTGCCTACACGACCTTCCTCGTCCAGGACGTCGTGCGCACATCCTTTCCGTCCCTTTTCGACTGGTCGCTTGCGATCGCGCTGCCGCTTGCCTTCCTGCTCACCGGCGCCGTCGGTCTGGCGATCGAGCGGGGCGTCATCCGCTTCCTGTACGGCCGCCCGCTCGAGACGCTGCTCGCCACCTGGGGCATATCGCTGATCCTGCAGCAGGCGGTGCGTTCGATCTTCGGTCCGACAAACCAGGAGGTCGGCAATCCCTCCTGGATGTCCGGCGCCTTCGAGCTTGGCGGGCTGACGATCACCTGGAACCGTCTCTGGATCATCCTTTTCGCGCTCACCGTCTTTGCCGGCTTGCTCTTCCTCCTGAAGAAGACGCCGATGGGCCTTCAGATGCGGGCCGTGACGCAGAACCGGCGCATGGCATCTTCGATGGGCATCCGCACGCCCGTTGTCGATGCGCTCACTTTCGCGCTCGGCTCCGGCATTGCCGGCATGGCGGGTGTCGCGCTCTCGCAGATCGACAACGTCTCGCCGAACCTCGGCCAGGGTTACATCATCGACAGCTTCATGGTGGTGGTCTTCGGCGGCGTCGGCAATCTCTGGGGCACGCTGGTCGGCGCCTTCTCGCTCGGCATCCTCAACAAGTTCCTCGAGCCCTATGCCGGCGCCGTGCTCGGCAAGATCCTCGTGCTCGTGCTGATCATCCTCTTCATCCAGAAGCGGCCGCGCGGGCTGTTTGCACTTAAAGGTCGGGCGGTGGAAGCATGA
- the urtA gene encoding urea ABC transporter substrate-binding protein, with protein MTIRARVCGAFLAAALATTAFNGAFAAEDTIKVGILHSLSGTMAISETTLKDAMLMLIDEQNKKGGLLGKKLEAVVVDPASDWPLFAEKARELISVDKVSAVFGCWTSVSRKSVLPVFEELNSILFYPVQYEGEESQRNVFYTGAAPNQQAIPAVDYLMENEEVERWVLAGTDYVYPRTTNKILEAYLISKGVKPEDIMVNYTPFGHSDWQTIVSDIKKFGSAGKKTAVVSTINGDANVPFYKELANQGVKAEEIPVVAFSVGEEELAGLDTGPLVGHLAAWNYFQSVDNPANAEFIKTWKAYTKNDKRVTNDPMEAHYIGFNMWLKAVEKAGTTDTDAVLDAMVGISVPNLSGGYSTMMPNHHITKPVLIGEIQADGQFETVWETPGLVVGDEWSDYLPDSKDLIADWRAPMSCGNFNIATGKCGGKGS; from the coding sequence ATGACTATCAGGGCACGCGTTTGCGGCGCATTCCTCGCTGCCGCCCTTGCGACGACCGCGTTTAATGGCGCCTTCGCCGCCGAGGACACGATCAAGGTCGGCATTCTTCATTCGCTTTCCGGCACCATGGCAATCTCCGAAACGACGCTGAAAGACGCCATGCTCATGCTGATCGATGAGCAGAACAAGAAGGGCGGCCTGCTCGGCAAGAAGCTGGAGGCCGTCGTCGTCGATCCGGCTTCCGACTGGCCGCTCTTTGCCGAAAAGGCGCGTGAGCTCATTTCCGTCGACAAGGTCTCGGCCGTCTTCGGTTGCTGGACTTCGGTCTCGCGCAAATCCGTGCTGCCGGTTTTCGAGGAATTGAACTCGATCCTCTTCTATCCGGTCCAGTACGAGGGCGAGGAAAGCCAGCGCAACGTCTTCTATACCGGTGCTGCGCCGAACCAGCAGGCGATCCCGGCCGTCGACTATCTGATGGAGAACGAAGAGGTCGAGCGCTGGGTGCTCGCTGGCACGGACTACGTCTATCCGCGCACCACCAACAAGATCCTCGAAGCCTATCTGATCTCCAAGGGCGTGAAGCCCGAGGACATCATGGTCAACTACACGCCCTTCGGCCATTCCGACTGGCAGACGATCGTTTCCGACATCAAGAAGTTCGGCTCGGCCGGCAAGAAGACCGCCGTCGTCTCGACGATCAACGGCGACGCCAACGTGCCCTTCTACAAGGAACTCGCCAACCAGGGCGTCAAGGCGGAGGAAATCCCGGTCGTCGCCTTCTCGGTCGGCGAGGAGGAACTCGCCGGCCTCGACACCGGGCCGCTCGTCGGTCACCTCGCCGCCTGGAACTACTTCCAGTCGGTTGACAATCCGGCCAATGCCGAATTCATCAAGACCTGGAAGGCCTATACCAAGAACGACAAGCGGGTCACCAACGACCCGATGGAAGCCCACTATATCGGCTTCAACATGTGGCTGAAGGCGGTCGAAAAGGCCGGCACCACCGATACCGACGCCGTGCTCGATGCGATGGTCGGCATCTCCGTGCCGAACCTTTCCGGCGGCTATTCCACGATGATGCCGAACCATCACATCACCAAGCCGGTGCTGATCGGCGAGATCCAGGCGGACGGCCAGTTCGAGACGGTCTGGGAGACCCCCGGCCTCGTGGTCGGCGACGAGTGGTCGGATTACCTGCCGGATTCGAAGGACCTGATCGCCGACTGGCGGGCGCCGATGTCCTGCGGCAACTTCAACATCGCCACGGGCAAATGCGGCGGCAAAGGCTCCTGA
- a CDS encoding PQQ-dependent sugar dehydrogenase — MDVFSSKAGSFSGRMRFLALAVLASGVALGPARADVLARVPAAREMAVCGDTVFVGTKGSSVYAVPLSGGGARRVARGFSAANGVACTGDRLFVASRDSVTAFDIGRGGALTGRRDIRRGLPNSGAHSYRYIAVGPDSRLYVSFGSPCNICRPRGLQGTIVSMNQDGSDLRRVAWGVRNSVGFDWRGGTMYFTDNGADGMGDDIPPDELNALRPGGFYGFPYFGGQTRLEGFEDASPPERQIPPVFDFQAHVAALGIHFFRSLGGDALVAQHGSWDRSVPVGYQVVRVRFRGGRPVSATTFLRNVGRPVDVKEAPDGSVLVSDDAGGAIHIFRR; from the coding sequence ATGGACGTCTTTTCCTCAAAAGCCGGATCTTTCTCTGGTCGAATGCGGTTTCTCGCGCTGGCGGTGCTCGCCTCGGGCGTCGCTCTCGGCCCGGCACGCGCGGACGTTCTCGCCCGCGTTCCCGCGGCGCGCGAAATGGCGGTCTGCGGCGACACAGTGTTCGTCGGAACCAAGGGGTCCTCGGTCTATGCCGTGCCGTTGTCCGGCGGCGGCGCCCGACGAGTCGCCCGCGGGTTCTCCGCTGCGAACGGTGTCGCATGCACTGGCGATCGATTGTTCGTCGCATCGAGGGACAGCGTAACCGCGTTCGACATCGGACGCGGGGGCGCTCTGACCGGCAGGCGCGATATTCGCCGCGGCCTGCCGAATTCGGGGGCCCATAGTTATCGCTATATCGCCGTTGGCCCCGATTCCCGGCTCTATGTCTCGTTCGGCTCGCCTTGCAACATTTGCCGGCCGCGCGGGCTGCAGGGCACGATCGTCAGCATGAACCAGGACGGGTCCGACCTTCGGCGCGTCGCCTGGGGTGTGCGCAACTCGGTCGGCTTCGACTGGCGCGGCGGCACCATGTACTTTACCGACAACGGCGCCGACGGAATGGGCGACGATATCCCGCCCGATGAGCTCAACGCGCTTCGGCCGGGCGGCTTTTACGGCTTTCCGTATTTCGGAGGCCAGACGCGGCTCGAAGGGTTTGAGGACGCATCGCCGCCCGAGCGCCAGATTCCGCCCGTCTTCGACTTTCAGGCGCATGTCGCCGCCCTCGGCATCCATTTCTTCCGCAGCCTCGGCGGCGACGCTCTGGTAGCCCAGCACGGCAGCTGGGACAGATCGGTTCCGGTCGGGTATCAGGTGGTGCGGGTGCGCTTCCGGGGCGGCCGGCCCGTCTCGGCGACGACTTTCCTCAGAAACGTCGGCCGGCCGGTGGACGTCAAGGAAGCGCCGGATGGTTCCGTCCTCGTTTCCGACGACGCCGGAGGTGCGATTCACATCTTCAGACGATGA
- a CDS encoding ATP-dependent DNA ligase, producing MEARSAQELPADGAWQYEPKWDGFRCLAFKSGEEVDLRAKSGKPLGRFFPEVVAVLRQLGAAQFVVDGELVIEVDGRLSFDALQMRLHPAASRVRKLSQQTPAKLILFDVLVGADGAILTGEPLAVRRAALEAFARENAITDKLELSPFTLDRHEAERWLTGWEAGATDGVVAKNRDGPYECGERAMVKVKRLKTADCVVGGFRYESDSAEVGSLLLGLYDADGTLNHVGFTATISDTERPALTRRLEALREPPGFTGKAPGGPSRWSSERSGEWEPVRPELVVEVRFDHVSNRRFRHGTKLMRWRPDKDPRQCTYEQILPR from the coding sequence ATGGAGGCGCGTTCGGCTCAGGAGCTCCCGGCTGATGGTGCATGGCAGTACGAGCCGAAATGGGACGGGTTTCGCTGCCTTGCCTTCAAGTCCGGTGAAGAGGTCGATCTCCGCGCGAAATCCGGAAAGCCGCTCGGGCGCTTCTTCCCGGAAGTCGTCGCCGTGCTGAGGCAACTGGGCGCCGCGCAATTCGTGGTCGACGGCGAACTGGTAATCGAGGTCGATGGACGGCTTTCCTTCGACGCGCTGCAGATGCGCCTGCATCCGGCGGCGAGCCGCGTTCGAAAGCTCTCGCAGCAGACGCCCGCCAAGCTCATCCTCTTCGACGTGCTGGTTGGCGCCGACGGCGCGATCCTCACGGGCGAGCCGCTTGCTGTCCGGCGAGCTGCGCTCGAAGCCTTCGCAAGGGAGAACGCCATTACGGACAAGCTGGAGCTTTCGCCATTCACGCTTGACAGGCATGAAGCCGAGCGCTGGCTCACCGGGTGGGAAGCAGGCGCCACCGATGGCGTTGTCGCAAAAAACCGTGACGGCCCTTACGAATGCGGAGAGCGGGCAATGGTGAAGGTCAAACGCCTGAAGACGGCCGATTGCGTCGTTGGCGGCTTCCGGTACGAAAGCGACAGTGCGGAGGTCGGCTCGCTCTTGCTCGGCCTATACGACGCGGACGGAACGCTGAACCATGTTGGCTTCACCGCGACGATCTCCGACACGGAACGGCCTGCGCTGACGCGCCGGCTCGAGGCCTTGCGCGAGCCACCGGGCTTCACCGGAAAGGCTCCCGGCGGCCCGAGCCGTTGGAGCAGCGAGCGGAGCGGCGAATGGGAGCCGGTACGTCCGGAACTCGTCGTGGAGGTAAGATTCGACCACGTCAGCAACCGGCGCTTTCGCCACGGTACAAAGTTGATGCGTTGGAGACCGGACAAGGATCCGCGCCAGTGCACCTATGAACAGATCCTGCCGCGGTGA
- a CDS encoding OsmC family protein, whose translation MKARIKWVEERTFVGESGSGHKLVFGTASGSEGRTPGPSPMELVLIGAGGCSTYDVVHILEKGREAVEDCTVELEAERADTDPRVFTRIHMHFVVKGRGLAEKKVERAIALSLEKYCSASAMLAKTATITHDFVVIDTAAQSG comes from the coding sequence ATGAAAGCACGAATCAAATGGGTTGAAGAACGGACGTTCGTCGGCGAGTCCGGAAGCGGTCACAAACTGGTATTCGGAACGGCTTCCGGGTCGGAGGGGCGGACACCCGGACCGAGCCCGATGGAACTGGTGTTGATCGGGGCAGGCGGTTGCTCGACCTATGACGTCGTTCACATCCTCGAAAAAGGCCGCGAGGCAGTCGAGGACTGCACCGTCGAGCTCGAAGCGGAACGAGCCGATACCGACCCAAGGGTCTTTACCCGCATCCACATGCACTTCGTGGTGAAGGGGCGCGGCCTCGCGGAGAAAAAAGTGGAGCGGGCGATCGCCCTGTCACTCGAAAAATACTGCTCGGCGTCGGCGATGCTCGCCAAGACCGCGACGATCACACATGATTTTGTCGTCATCGACACGGCCGCCCAGAGCGGATGA
- a CDS encoding hybrid sensor histidine kinase/response regulator: protein MAARQRIIPVRREYNRWVANQTLEDYALRFTAKSARRFSSERISQTAIGAISFLALEAIGGAITMSYGTTNAIVAILVASVMILVVGLPISRYAIRHGVDIDLLTRGASFGYIGSTITSLIYASFTFILFAIEASIMSGALELALGVPLWIGYIISAVAVIPLVTHGVRLISKFQLMTQPFWIVLNILPFAFIALADWEKVGLWLAYSGIHHTSGPSGTIAPFDLVEFGAASAVIFALMAQIGEQVDFLRFLPPDGQRKLHHRIAIFLAGSGWVVVGAPKLLAGSFLVVLALSAGVPSTRAADPAQMYYTAFGYIFPSDTAVLLLMVAFVVISQLKINVMNAYAGSLAWSNFFSRLTHSHPGRVIWLVFNVAIALLLMELGIYRLLEETLGIFSIIAMAWLCTISADLFVNKPLALSPPGIEFKRAHLYDVNPVGLGTMGISAVLALTAHFGAFGDIAASLAPYIALVTAFIASPLIAWWTEGKFYLARKPRKSWFRESEIACSICEHPFEPEDMAWCPAYAAPICSLCCSLDSRCHDMCKPKARLNTQIATIAKTILPEAVTAKLATRLGRYAISALLSITGIGIVLAMIAHQTTAASPETAAVVERTVAIVFFVFAIFAGVVCWFYVLAHDSRVVAEEESSRQNTLLLKEIAAHKKTDAALQNAKEAAEAANRAKSRYVVGLSHELRTPLNAVLGYAQILERDETIPPSRQGAIKVIKRSADHLSGLIDGLLDISKIEAGKLQVYSNEINIHDFLDQIVDMFRPQAQAKGIAFEHDRAASLPQYVRTDEKRLRQILVNLLSNALKFTERGRIRFDIGYRNQVATFTIEDSGRGISDKDLPRIFDPFQRGEAEHRMPGLGLGLTITRLLTQTLGGEISVTSEREKGTAFRVRLMLSAVDRPAALNDPVRRIRSYKGARRTVVVVDDNEDHRDLMREVLTPLDFVVLTAASGRDCLALIEDIAPDLFLIDISMPGMNGWELVTRLRESGQTAPAIMLSANIGDGSSAGAASGHNDTLAKPFGVRQLVDKLAIHLGLEWIHEDDGQTNSKADPVTSPGHHHVEELIRLGEIGYVRGIEAKLTEIALNPENEAFAEAVRAYVRAFDLSGYDAFLRQMTAGEAEAPG, encoded by the coding sequence ATGGCCGCACGCCAGCGCATCATTCCCGTTCGACGAGAATACAATCGCTGGGTCGCCAACCAGACGCTCGAGGATTATGCGCTGCGGTTTACCGCCAAGAGCGCGCGGCGCTTTTCCTCCGAGCGCATCTCGCAAACGGCGATCGGCGCCATCTCCTTCCTGGCGCTGGAGGCAATCGGCGGCGCCATAACGATGTCCTACGGCACCACCAATGCGATCGTCGCGATCCTGGTGGCAAGCGTCATGATCCTTGTTGTCGGCCTGCCGATCAGTCGTTACGCGATCCGCCACGGCGTCGACATCGACCTTCTGACGCGCGGCGCGAGCTTCGGCTACATCGGCTCGACGATCACCTCGCTGATCTATGCGAGCTTCACATTCATCCTCTTTGCGATCGAGGCGTCGATCATGTCCGGGGCGCTGGAGCTTGCCCTCGGCGTGCCGCTCTGGATCGGCTACATCATCAGCGCCGTCGCGGTGATCCCGCTCGTTACCCACGGTGTGCGCCTCATCAGCAAGTTCCAGCTGATGACGCAGCCCTTCTGGATCGTGCTCAACATCCTGCCCTTCGCCTTTATTGCGCTCGCCGATTGGGAGAAGGTGGGGCTGTGGCTTGCCTATTCCGGCATCCACCACACCTCCGGTCCTTCCGGCACCATCGCTCCCTTCGATCTCGTGGAGTTCGGCGCCGCCTCCGCGGTGATCTTCGCGCTGATGGCGCAGATCGGCGAGCAGGTCGACTTCCTCCGCTTCCTGCCGCCGGATGGCCAGAGGAAGCTGCACCATCGTATCGCGATTTTTCTCGCCGGTTCCGGTTGGGTGGTCGTCGGCGCGCCGAAGCTGCTTGCCGGTTCCTTTCTCGTCGTGCTGGCGCTCAGCGCTGGCGTGCCGTCGACGCGGGCCGCCGACCCGGCACAGATGTACTACACCGCCTTCGGCTACATTTTTCCGTCGGATACGGCAGTACTGCTTCTGATGGTCGCCTTCGTGGTCATCTCGCAGCTTAAGATCAACGTGATGAACGCCTATGCCGGGTCGCTTGCCTGGTCGAACTTCTTCTCCCGCCTCACCCACAGCCATCCCGGTCGCGTCATCTGGCTGGTCTTCAACGTGGCAATCGCGCTCCTCCTGATGGAACTCGGCATCTACCGTCTGCTGGAGGAGACGCTCGGCATCTTCTCGATCATCGCCATGGCCTGGCTCTGCACGATCTCGGCCGATCTCTTCGTCAACAAGCCGCTGGCCTTGTCACCGCCCGGAATCGAGTTCAAGCGCGCACATCTCTATGACGTCAATCCCGTCGGTCTCGGCACCATGGGGATCTCGGCGGTCCTCGCGCTTACGGCTCATTTCGGTGCCTTCGGCGATATCGCCGCCTCGCTCGCCCCCTATATCGCGCTCGTCACGGCCTTCATCGCATCGCCGCTGATCGCCTGGTGGACCGAAGGCAAATTCTATCTCGCCCGCAAGCCGCGCAAGAGCTGGTTTCGGGAGAGCGAGATCGCCTGCTCGATCTGCGAGCATCCATTCGAGCCGGAAGACATGGCCTGGTGTCCGGCCTATGCCGCGCCAATCTGCTCCCTCTGCTGCTCGCTCGACAGCCGCTGCCACGACATGTGCAAGCCAAAAGCGCGGCTGAACACGCAGATCGCGACGATCGCAAAGACGATTCTGCCGGAGGCGGTGACAGCAAAGCTCGCCACGAGGCTCGGGCGCTACGCGATCTCCGCCCTCCTGTCGATCACCGGCATCGGCATCGTCCTCGCGATGATCGCCCATCAGACAACCGCCGCCTCGCCCGAAACCGCCGCCGTCGTGGAGCGGACGGTGGCGATCGTCTTCTTCGTCTTCGCGATCTTCGCCGGCGTCGTCTGCTGGTTCTACGTGCTCGCCCATGACAGCCGCGTCGTGGCGGAGGAAGAGTCCTCGCGCCAAAACACACTGCTTCTGAAGGAAATCGCCGCCCACAAGAAGACCGACGCGGCGCTTCAGAACGCCAAGGAAGCGGCGGAGGCGGCGAACCGGGCAAAGAGCCGCTATGTCGTGGGCTTGAGCCACGAACTGCGCACGCCGCTCAACGCCGTGCTCGGCTATGCGCAGATCCTCGAACGCGATGAAACCATTCCGCCCTCAAGGCAGGGGGCGATCAAGGTGATCAAGCGCAGCGCCGATCACCTTTCGGGTCTCATCGACGGCCTGCTCGACATATCCAAGATCGAGGCCGGCAAGCTGCAGGTCTATTCCAACGAGATCAACATTCACGATTTCCTCGACCAGATCGTCGACATGTTCCGCCCGCAAGCCCAGGCCAAGGGCATCGCCTTCGAACACGACCGGGCAGCGTCGCTACCGCAATATGTGCGGACGGACGAGAAGCGGCTGAGACAGATCCTCGTCAATCTCCTCTCGAATGCGCTGAAGTTTACCGAACGCGGCCGCATCCGCTTCGACATCGGCTACCGCAACCAGGTTGCCACCTTCACGATCGAGGACAGCGGCCGCGGCATCAGCGACAAGGACCTGCCGCGGATCTTCGATCCGTTCCAGCGCGGCGAGGCGGAACATCGCATGCCCGGGCTCGGGCTGGGCCTGACCATCACGCGCCTGCTCACCCAGACGCTCGGCGGCGAGATCTCCGTCACCAGCGAAAGGGAGAAGGGTACCGCCTTTCGCGTCCGCCTGATGCTCTCCGCCGTCGATCGGCCGGCGGCGCTCAACGACCCGGTGCGCCGGATCCGCTCCTACAAGGGCGCGCGCCGCACTGTCGTCGTCGTCGATGACAACGAGGATCATCGCGATCTGATGCGCGAGGTGCTTACCCCGCTCGATTTCGTCGTGCTGACGGCAGCGAGCGGCCGGGACTGCCTGGCGCTGATCGAGGACATCGCGCCCGACCTGTTCCTGATCGACATCTCCATGCCAGGCATGAACGGCTGGGAACTGGTGACGCGATTGCGCGAGAGCGGCCAGACCGCGCCGGCGATCATGCTGTCGGCCAATATCGGTGACGGATCGTCCGCCGGTGCCGCAAGCGGTCACAACGACACGCTCGCCAAGCCTTTTGGGGTTCGCCAGCTCGTCGACAAGCTGGCGATCCATCTCGGCCTGGAATGGATTCATGAGGACGACGGACAGACTAATAGCAAGGCCGATCCCGTGACCAGTCCCGGACACCACCATGTGGAGGAATTGATCCGGCTCGGGGAAATCGGCTACGTCCGGGGCATTGAGGCGAAGCTGACGGAGATTGCCCTGAACCCCGAGAACGAGGCTTTTGCGGAAGCGGTGCGCGCCTATGTCCGTGCCTTCGACCTTTCCGGCTACGATGCCTTCCTGAGACAGATGACGGCAGGGGAGGCCGAGGCACCTGGCTGA
- a CDS encoding response regulator transcription factor, with protein MAEATNPRDIVLLVDDSPEALGFLTEALEQSGFSVLIATSGNAALNIADRITPDIILLDAVMPGMDGFDTCVRLKANASVTQVPVVFMTGLTETEHVVRALEAGGVDYLTKPINIDELRARIRVHLSNARSAQSARVALDAAGRHLLAVRGDGGVRWSTPQATRLVNAATGSDDGLAVVTARIAEWMRQREKQGSGQGSFTLQQAGQTGLQISYLGAIGANEYLFRLTAEHGISDDEMLRQHFLLTQRESEVLSWIAKGKSNRDIGEILGLSARTVTKHLEQIYVKLGVENRASAAVKATQVLHGI; from the coding sequence CTGGCTGAAGCTACCAATCCGCGCGACATCGTCCTCCTGGTCGACGATTCGCCAGAGGCGCTGGGCTTCCTGACCGAAGCCCTGGAACAATCCGGCTTTTCGGTGTTGATCGCCACCTCCGGCAACGCCGCCTTGAATATTGCCGACCGCATCACCCCCGACATCATCCTGCTCGACGCGGTGATGCCCGGTATGGACGGTTTCGATACCTGCGTCCGGCTGAAGGCAAACGCCTCCGTCACCCAGGTTCCGGTCGTCTTCATGACCGGGCTTACCGAGACGGAGCACGTGGTGCGGGCGCTGGAAGCGGGTGGCGTCGACTATCTCACCAAGCCGATCAACATCGACGAGCTGAGGGCCCGCATTCGCGTCCATCTCTCCAATGCCCGTTCCGCCCAGAGCGCACGGGTTGCGCTCGATGCGGCCGGGCGGCACCTGCTTGCCGTGCGCGGCGACGGCGGCGTCCGCTGGTCGACGCCGCAGGCGACGCGACTCGTCAACGCCGCAACGGGAAGCGACGACGGGCTTGCGGTCGTGACCGCCCGCATCGCCGAATGGATGCGGCAACGGGAAAAGCAAGGCTCCGGTCAGGGTAGTTTCACGCTGCAGCAGGCGGGCCAGACGGGCCTGCAGATTTCCTATCTCGGCGCCATCGGCGCGAACGAATATCTCTTCCGCCTGACCGCCGAGCACGGCATCAGCGACGACGAGATGCTGCGCCAGCATTTCCTGCTGACGCAGCGCGAGTCCGAGGTGCTCTCGTGGATCGCCAAGGGCAAGTCCAACCGCGATATCGGCGAGATCCTGGGCTTAAGCGCCCGCACGGTGACGAAGCATCTCGAACAGATCTACGTGAAGCTCGGCGTCGAAAACCGCGCGTCAGCCGCCGTCAAGGCGACGCAGGTGCTGCACGGGATTTGA